The Echinicola rosea genome has a segment encoding these proteins:
- a CDS encoding glycoside hydrolase family protein — translation MYYQAFTEPSGVRGDYCPVGVAYADSIDGPWTHVDDVVIPTGNKGEWDQFAIQAPTPLIHDGKIYVYYKAAFNRPHTVWSGIGLAIAEDPLGPFVKHDLNPVQNSGHEICFFPWKEGVASLTIRDGSEHFTIQYAKDWVNFEVMSITEFMPTGPNAYIPDAFADNKNGRGITWGIGHFINFRGKDNDRWHSELYRFDCDLSLDVHDPEMKDHNYRLSPEIYFQFGLTDKQRKRIEESNKRQNK, via the coding sequence TTGTATTACCAAGCATTTACGGAACCAAGTGGGGTAAGGGGAGACTATTGTCCTGTTGGAGTGGCCTATGCTGACAGTATAGATGGGCCATGGACTCATGTTGATGATGTGGTCATCCCTACGGGCAATAAGGGAGAATGGGACCAATTTGCTATTCAGGCACCTACCCCATTGATACATGATGGAAAAATCTATGTGTATTACAAAGCAGCATTTAACCGACCCCATACCGTTTGGAGTGGCATAGGGTTGGCCATTGCGGAAGATCCTTTAGGTCCATTTGTAAAACACGACTTAAATCCCGTTCAAAACTCAGGCCACGAGATTTGCTTTTTCCCATGGAAAGAAGGAGTGGCATCATTGACAATAAGAGATGGTAGTGAGCATTTTACCATTCAGTACGCTAAAGATTGGGTCAATTTTGAAGTAATGTCCATAACCGAGTTTATGCCTACGGGACCAAATGCCTATATACCCGATGCCTTTGCTGACAACAAAAATGGAAGAGGGATTACTTGGGGAATCGGTCACTTTATAAATTTTAGGGGCAAAGATAATGACAGATGGCATTCAGAACTGTATCGGTTTGATTGTGATTTAAGTTTGGATGTACATGATCCCGAAATGAAAGACCATAACTATCGATTGTCTCCGGAAATTTATTTTCAGTTTGGACTGACAGATAAACAAAGAAAACGTATTGAAGAATCCAATAAACGACAGAATAAATGA
- a CDS encoding IS4 family transposase codes for MGKSSNFSGQPIFNQLIKFIDKGEVREIARRHNAERYVKKFTTYNHLIVMLFVAFEGYHSIRETLVGLLANAHRLAHLGLNYVVRRSTLSEANKRRVSDVFADIYMSVYQRHGDSLTDSRLKDADMKRLYIMDSTTISLFKDILKGVGRNPKTGKKKGGIKAHTIIRASDHVPYLVRYSAAVRHDHTFLNEVFNLPGGSIITFDKGYVDYGKYEVLTESGIWYVTRLKDNAVYQARKEFNIPDRADSGVLKDEEIILRYGKNKQQEHRSRRIAYWDSKSERPFEFITNNFEMAAEKIALIYKRRWQIELLFKQLKQNFPLKYFLGDNENAIEIQIWSAMLANLLLTLIKSQVKRKWAFSNLVSLVRQQLMNYISLYRFLEDPEGSWRAIIQEDILKNQNTLFPEMRGACP; via the coding sequence ATGGGCAAAAGTAGTAATTTTAGCGGACAGCCGATATTCAATCAGTTAATAAAGTTCATTGACAAGGGGGAGGTAAGGGAGATAGCCCGCAGGCATAATGCGGAGCGTTATGTGAAGAAGTTCACGACTTATAACCACTTGATAGTAATGCTGTTTGTAGCATTTGAGGGCTATCATTCCATTCGTGAGACACTTGTCGGTTTGTTGGCCAATGCCCATAGATTGGCCCATTTGGGTCTGAACTATGTGGTAAGGCGGAGTACGTTATCAGAAGCCAACAAACGACGTGTGAGCGATGTGTTCGCCGATATATACATGAGTGTGTACCAAAGGCATGGTGACAGTTTAACGGACAGCCGGTTGAAGGATGCTGATATGAAGAGGCTCTATATTATGGATTCTACCACCATTAGTCTGTTCAAGGATATTCTCAAGGGAGTAGGCAGGAACCCGAAAACGGGCAAAAAGAAAGGAGGTATTAAGGCCCACACCATCATCAGGGCGAGTGACCATGTTCCTTATCTTGTCCGTTACAGTGCGGCTGTCCGACATGACCATACCTTCCTGAATGAGGTTTTCAACCTGCCCGGGGGCTCTATCATCACTTTTGATAAGGGATATGTGGATTATGGAAAATATGAGGTCCTGACCGAAAGCGGGATATGGTATGTGACCAGGTTAAAAGACAATGCTGTCTATCAGGCCCGAAAGGAGTTTAATATTCCTGATCGGGCAGATTCCGGAGTACTCAAGGATGAAGAAATCATCTTACGATATGGCAAGAACAAGCAACAGGAGCACCGTTCCAGGAGAATAGCCTATTGGGACAGCAAAAGTGAACGCCCGTTTGAGTTCATTACCAATAATTTTGAGATGGCAGCAGAGAAGATAGCACTCATCTATAAAAGACGCTGGCAGATAGAGCTATTATTCAAACAGCTTAAGCAGAACTTCCCTTTAAAGTACTTCTTGGGCGACAATGAAAATGCCATAGAAATACAGATATGGTCGGCCATGTTGGCCAATCTCCTTTTGACCTTGATCAAAAGCCAGGTCAAAAGGAAATGGGCTTTCTCCAACTTGGTATCCCTGGTCAGACAGCAATTAATGAATTATATCAGCTTGTATAGGTTCCTGGAGGATCCGGAAGGAAGCTGGAGAGCCATCATACAAGAAGATATTTTGAAAAATCAAAACACACTGTTCCCTGAGATGAGGGGGGCTTGCCCCTGA
- a CDS encoding glycoside hydrolase family protein, translated as MKKIKVGLVLMALFLSTSTMAQKGLDFTKLLPEEWSKSTIISEENYNVWGTNIVKGKDGKYHAIYSRWPKSRGHHGWVTHSEIAHAVSDKLTGPYEFRNVVLPARGKQYWDGDCTHNPHIMEHEGKYYLYYMGNRGSGFWDGTPADRMPSISDDEEWWVNRNNQRIGLAIADDLNGDWKRFDQPLINVVEGRKMVSTPVVSQRLDGQFLMTYKYVKDDGSERGGRVVHVTAISREPEGPFVDTDIPFITHPTASFAIDDHLEWVYNGNYYCLAKDSRGVWSDHPEGSTMLFESDDMGLDWKPAKNFLVIEAGEIKWTDGTTTKTKRTADMPKFYMEDGIPKALIVAVLPKDSEDSYSVVIPLKTPEPGTEAFPYQVTEYSDDYELSAAIDRSFNQYPSHVNAENELYSQFRYTKLTGFDYNDGDATVTRRDPSKILFENGKYYVWYTKRDTPIPPVGRFSNDYKIMETSEDGLVWNDTIPTTDWDLGEIWYATSEDGFHWEEQGVAVARPAYPTPGWRAVATPDILKFKGKYYLYSLVSGKK; from the coding sequence ATGAAAAAAATAAAAGTGGGATTGGTACTAATGGCCCTGTTTTTATCTACCAGCACCATGGCCCAAAAAGGCTTGGATTTCACCAAGCTGTTACCTGAAGAATGGAGCAAGTCAACTATTATCAGTGAGGAGAATTATAATGTTTGGGGAACCAATATCGTCAAGGGGAAGGATGGTAAATATCATGCGATCTATTCACGTTGGCCGAAAAGTAGAGGGCACCATGGCTGGGTGACACACTCTGAGATTGCTCATGCTGTTTCGGATAAACTGACTGGTCCTTATGAGTTTAGGAATGTCGTGCTGCCTGCTCGGGGAAAGCAGTATTGGGATGGCGATTGCACGCATAATCCCCATATAATGGAACATGAAGGGAAGTATTATCTTTATTATATGGGGAATAGAGGCAGCGGTTTTTGGGACGGTACACCTGCAGACCGTATGCCATCCATTTCAGATGATGAAGAATGGTGGGTAAACAGGAACAATCAGCGTATAGGCCTGGCGATAGCAGATGACCTGAATGGAGATTGGAAACGTTTTGATCAGCCGCTGATAAATGTGGTAGAGGGGAGGAAAATGGTTTCCACACCAGTGGTCTCCCAACGACTTGATGGACAATTTTTAATGACCTATAAATATGTCAAGGATGATGGTAGTGAGAGAGGGGGAAGGGTAGTACACGTTACGGCTATCAGCCGGGAACCAGAAGGTCCATTTGTCGATACCGATATTCCATTTATCACCCACCCTACTGCTTCTTTTGCAATTGACGACCACTTGGAGTGGGTCTATAACGGGAATTATTATTGTTTGGCAAAAGATTCAAGAGGTGTATGGTCGGACCATCCTGAGGGAAGTACGATGTTGTTTGAATCCGATGATATGGGGCTGGATTGGAAACCCGCTAAAAACTTTCTGGTGATTGAGGCAGGTGAGATCAAGTGGACAGATGGAACTACTACTAAAACAAAGCGCACGGCAGATATGCCCAAATTCTACATGGAAGATGGTATCCCCAAGGCCTTAATTGTAGCGGTTCTGCCGAAGGACAGTGAAGATTCATATTCCGTAGTAATCCCATTGAAAACTCCTGAGCCTGGAACAGAAGCCTTTCCATACCAAGTAACGGAGTATTCTGACGATTATGAATTAAGTGCAGCAATCGATAGGAGTTTTAACCAGTACCCTTCCCATGTAAATGCGGAAAATGAGTTATACAGCCAATTTCGATATACCAAATTAACAGGTTTCGATTATAATGATGGCGATGCTACCGTAACCAGGAGGGATCCTTCCAAGATTTTGTTTGAAAACGGGAAGTATTATGTCTGGTATACGAAGCGTGATACGCCAATTCCTCCAGTAGGAAGGTTTTCAAACGATTATAAAATAATGGAAACCTCGGAAGACGGTTTGGTTTGGAATGATACCATACCCACGACGGATTGGGACTTGGGCGAAATTTGGTATGCTACCAGTGAGGATGGTTTTCATTGGGAAGAGCAAGGGGTGGCAGTTGCTCGTCCAGCGTATCCCACTCCGGGTTGGAGGGCAGTGGCGACCCCGGATATTTTGAAGTTCAAGGGGAAATATTATTTGTATTCATTGGTGTCCGGTAAAAAATAA
- a CDS encoding glycoside hydrolase family 2 protein yields the protein MKQLSLLFLFMAFVSCGQKELPFGQYQEAISLNGTWQFLASNNIGKDQLLTADYSSWDTLKVPGNWDTRSRYADFVGRGFYRKEFQIPDDWRGKHVRVHFGAVYQTSKVWLNGQFLGEHVGGYTPFGFNVTDVIKREGSNSLVVMADNSYNRGAWWPWGGISREVTLEAHEPIRLVSQHISAIPDFERDEVQFAIRYRLKNNSSKTVKADIRATIDQQQDTVYATKDVAPGEEVFSEIKFNRSLADYKLWCVDAPNLYSLTSQVTVDGKTVDLDTDKFGIRKFEVRGEQFFLNNKPVRLNGVNRVHDHPSYGNTEPDPLVRKDMMDIKYNLGGDFARLMHAPYSENLLDLCDSIGFLLVGEIPVWGDDDPQAFPDNPLTKQWLKEMVERDYNHPSVVAWSVGNELRDPKGEWSEKAMTTAQYKYVNSMLDYVEKLDATRLKTYVTITSYRQGEVGTEPYEKVDFISMNSYGEAMKLAQKTHEKFPGKPIFISEIGKSQIGPAPAAELSEELVTELKGLKNLPYVTGFSIWSYNDYRSKYKGTPATGFREWGVVNERRERKKAYYQLKEVFSFWEK from the coding sequence ATGAAACAATTGAGTTTGTTATTCCTATTTATGGCTTTTGTGTCTTGTGGGCAAAAGGAGTTGCCCTTTGGGCAATACCAAGAGGCCATTTCATTAAATGGGACTTGGCAATTTTTGGCTTCCAATAATATAGGAAAAGACCAATTGCTGACTGCTGATTATTCTTCTTGGGACACCTTAAAAGTACCAGGCAACTGGGATACTAGGTCCCGCTATGCGGACTTTGTGGGGCGAGGCTTTTACAGGAAGGAATTTCAAATCCCTGATGACTGGAGGGGTAAACATGTCAGGGTGCATTTTGGTGCTGTTTACCAAACATCCAAAGTTTGGCTTAATGGTCAATTCTTAGGTGAGCATGTGGGAGGCTATACGCCCTTTGGATTCAATGTCACTGATGTTATAAAGCGTGAGGGAAGCAATTCATTGGTCGTGATGGCAGATAACTCCTATAACCGTGGAGCTTGGTGGCCGTGGGGAGGCATAAGCCGAGAGGTAACCCTAGAGGCGCATGAACCGATAAGGCTTGTGAGCCAACATATTTCTGCCATACCCGATTTTGAGCGTGATGAAGTGCAATTTGCCATTAGATATAGGCTGAAAAATAACAGTTCAAAAACCGTTAAAGCTGATATAAGGGCCACGATTGATCAGCAGCAGGATACCGTTTATGCGACCAAAGATGTGGCGCCTGGGGAGGAGGTCTTTTCGGAAATAAAATTCAATAGGAGCTTGGCCGATTACAAATTGTGGTGTGTAGATGCGCCGAACCTTTATTCCTTGACCAGTCAAGTGACCGTGGATGGCAAAACAGTAGACCTGGATACGGATAAGTTTGGCATTAGGAAGTTTGAAGTCAGGGGAGAACAGTTTTTCCTTAACAATAAACCAGTACGCCTGAATGGTGTGAACCGTGTGCATGATCACCCATCCTATGGCAATACCGAACCGGACCCCTTGGTGCGTAAAGACATGATGGACATTAAGTATAACCTTGGGGGAGATTTTGCCCGTCTGATGCATGCTCCCTATTCAGAAAACTTGCTTGACCTTTGCGACAGTATAGGGTTTCTGTTGGTAGGTGAAATTCCCGTGTGGGGCGATGATGATCCTCAGGCTTTCCCTGATAACCCACTGACCAAACAATGGCTCAAGGAAATGGTGGAGCGGGATTATAACCATCCTAGTGTAGTCGCCTGGAGCGTGGGAAACGAGCTCCGTGACCCAAAAGGAGAATGGTCCGAAAAAGCAATGACCACTGCCCAGTATAAGTATGTCAATTCCATGCTCGATTATGTAGAAAAACTTGACGCTACTAGACTGAAGACTTACGTGACGATAACTTCATACCGTCAAGGTGAGGTGGGAACAGAACCTTATGAAAAAGTGGATTTTATCTCCATGAATTCCTACGGCGAGGCGATGAAGCTTGCACAGAAGACCCATGAGAAATTTCCGGGTAAGCCCATCTTCATTTCAGAAATCGGTAAAAGCCAAATAGGGCCTGCCCCTGCTGCGGAATTAAGTGAAGAGCTAGTCACCGAACTAAAAGGCTTAAAAAACCTGCCGTATGTCACAGGTTTTTCCATTTGGAGTTATAATGACTACCGCAGCAAATACAAAGGAACCCCTGCCACTGGCTTTAGGGAGTGGGGAGTGGTCAATGAACGCAGAGAAAGAAAAAAGGCCTATTACCAGCTTAAAGAGGTTTTCTCATTTTGGGAGAAATAG
- a CDS encoding glycoside hydrolase family protein, with product MEKKLRNLSTSVFLGIVTLMVYGCGHSEKINEKKESPDFEIKLGKIADRSVFSSDTASIWGGSVVKGDDGLYHMMYSFWPKDIGWEWVNYSQIGHAVAKSPFGPYEFRDVALPDRGLEYWDGATTHNPTTHKIDGKYYLYYMGNRGNKEIVSVPGKPRINWEHRNNQRIGVAVADSPNGPWKRFDQPVLDIASDSSAHDALMTSNPSVCQMEDGKVLMVYKAVGKKEPLPGGGPVVHMVAIADSPTGPFKKYPDPVFTFEGERFPAEDPYIWFQDGKYRAIVKRIKFIGSERVFSLVHYDSEDGIKWEKGKYFEVSDRTVTWEDGTTVKLDHLERPQLFIENGEPIALMCAADTIDSDNVRHSFNVQLPLSIVKHAP from the coding sequence ATGGAAAAAAAACTAAGGAACCTTTCTACAAGCGTATTCCTGGGCATAGTCACTTTAATGGTCTATGGTTGTGGCCATTCAGAGAAAATAAATGAAAAGAAGGAATCGCCTGATTTCGAGATTAAACTCGGGAAAATAGCCGATCGTTCTGTCTTTTCAAGTGATACGGCCAGCATCTGGGGTGGGTCTGTGGTAAAGGGAGATGATGGCCTTTACCATATGATGTATTCTTTTTGGCCTAAGGATATTGGATGGGAGTGGGTTAATTATTCCCAGATCGGCCATGCCGTGGCCAAGTCTCCCTTTGGACCCTACGAATTTCGTGATGTAGCCCTTCCTGATCGTGGACTGGAATACTGGGATGGTGCCACCACTCATAATCCGACGACCCACAAGATCGATGGAAAGTACTACCTATACTATATGGGGAATAGAGGTAATAAAGAAATCGTAAGTGTACCAGGCAAACCCAGGATCAATTGGGAACACCGAAACAATCAACGTATAGGCGTAGCCGTGGCCGATAGTCCAAACGGTCCTTGGAAGCGGTTTGACCAGCCTGTGTTGGACATTGCTTCGGACAGCAGTGCCCATGATGCACTGATGACTTCCAATCCTTCCGTGTGTCAAATGGAGGACGGAAAGGTTTTAATGGTTTATAAAGCCGTAGGGAAAAAAGAGCCACTTCCAGGAGGTGGGCCAGTGGTACACATGGTCGCTATTGCCGATTCGCCTACAGGGCCTTTTAAGAAATATCCCGATCCAGTGTTTACTTTCGAAGGAGAACGCTTTCCAGCTGAAGATCCGTACATCTGGTTTCAAGATGGAAAATACCGTGCGATAGTCAAGCGCATAAAGTTCATAGGCAGTGAACGGGTTTTTTCATTGGTCCATTACGACTCGGAGGATGGCATTAAGTGGGAAAAAGGGAAATACTTTGAAGTTTCTGACCGTACGGTCACTTGGGAAGATGGTACCACTGTAAAGCTGGATCATTTAGAGCGGCCACAATTATTTATAGAAAACGGGGAACCAATAGCCTTGATGTGCGCAGCTGATACCATAGACTCCGACAATGTCCGCCATTCCTTCAATGTCCAGCTTCCGTTGTCCATTGTCAAGCATGCTCCGTGA
- a CDS encoding sulfatase family protein has product MPSSSKAQNDNEGSRPNIVWIMLEDWSNDLGCYGTEGIQTPITDELASQGARYTNAFCTSPVCSTSRSAMLTGFHQNYIGAQQHRTAEKDKEELPHGIKPLPLLLKEAGYYTALMKSTKTDANFKGDLGFMGDDWKDRKKGQPFFAQITLTGTHRAWKRDPLNPIAIDEVVLPPYYADTPFARRDWANGLEQMQLCDREIGEILCRLEDEGLAKNTLVILIGDNGRCHIRGKQFLYDPGIQVPLIMRWPGQIEAGRVRDDLVQSIDVTASILDAAGVKPTTPLHGKSLFSDHLSTRQYIFAARDRMGDTHDAMRTIRSEEYKLIHNLMPERAWLQFSGYKEDNYPMLAEMNVMYLEGKLNEDQAKFFAPTKPEFELYHISRDPYELQNLAYEKEYGAIKDTLLAELYEWRKSIHDQGVSQEFRMGGLSSKYPTRTLEEWKERYESWKPYVFRSPDEEVVHPFH; this is encoded by the coding sequence ATGCCATCATCGAGCAAGGCTCAGAATGATAATGAAGGTTCCCGGCCCAATATCGTTTGGATCATGTTGGAGGATTGGAGTAATGATCTTGGATGCTATGGGACCGAGGGTATCCAGACTCCCATTACGGATGAATTGGCCAGTCAAGGAGCACGATATACCAATGCGTTTTGCACCAGTCCCGTATGCTCCACGTCCCGGTCAGCCATGCTTACTGGATTTCATCAAAATTACATCGGAGCACAGCAACACCGAACAGCTGAGAAGGATAAAGAAGAATTGCCTCATGGCATAAAGCCCCTGCCACTATTACTGAAAGAAGCGGGCTATTATACCGCCTTGATGAAGTCCACTAAAACGGATGCCAACTTTAAGGGTGATTTGGGATTTATGGGCGATGATTGGAAAGACCGTAAGAAGGGACAGCCCTTCTTTGCCCAAATTACACTTACCGGTACCCACCGTGCATGGAAAAGGGATCCCTTAAACCCTATTGCCATCGATGAGGTGGTGCTACCTCCATATTATGCTGACACCCCATTTGCCAGACGTGATTGGGCAAACGGTCTGGAGCAGATGCAGCTCTGTGATCGGGAAATTGGAGAGATACTCTGCAGGTTGGAAGATGAAGGTCTGGCGAAAAATACCTTGGTCATTTTGATCGGTGACAATGGAAGATGCCACATCCGGGGCAAGCAGTTCCTGTATGACCCAGGAATCCAAGTGCCCTTGATCATGCGATGGCCTGGGCAGATTGAAGCAGGTCGTGTTCGTGATGATTTGGTACAGAGCATCGATGTGACGGCTTCTATTTTGGATGCAGCGGGGGTAAAGCCCACTACTCCATTGCACGGGAAGTCACTGTTTTCGGATCATTTGTCAACTCGCCAGTACATTTTTGCTGCAAGGGACAGGATGGGTGATACTCATGATGCCATGCGGACGATCAGGTCCGAAGAATATAAACTGATCCACAATCTTATGCCCGAAAGGGCTTGGCTACAGTTTAGCGGATATAAAGAAGATAACTATCCCATGTTGGCAGAGATGAACGTGATGTACCTAGAGGGCAAGCTCAATGAAGATCAGGCAAAATTCTTTGCTCCAACAAAGCCTGAATTCGAACTGTACCATATTTCAAGAGATCCCTATGAGCTCCAAAACCTTGCGTATGAGAAGGAATATGGGGCCATCAAGGATACGCTGTTAGCAGAGCTCTATGAATGGAGGAAGTCCATCCACGACCAAGGAGTATCGCAAGAATTTCGGATGGGCGGTTTGTCGTCAAAATACCCGACACGGACTTTGGAAGAGTGGAAGGAACGATATGAATCATGGAAACCGTATGTGTTCCGAAGTCCAGATGAAGAGGTGGTGCATCCCTTCCACTAA